In one window of Clarias gariepinus isolate MV-2021 ecotype Netherlands chromosome 10, CGAR_prim_01v2, whole genome shotgun sequence DNA:
- the hnrnph1 gene encoding heterogeneous nuclear ribonucleoprotein H isoform X1, translating into MSDGEGFVVRVRGLPWSCSADEVQRFFSECKIANNGTSIHFTYTREGRPSGEAFVEFESEEDLKIAVKKDRETMGHRYVEVFKSNSVEMDWVLKHTGPNCPDTAGDGLVRLRGLPFGCSKEEIVQFFAGLEIVPNGITLPVDFQGRSTGEAFVQFASQDIAEKALKKHKERIGHRYIEIFKSSRAEVRTHYEPQRKVMGMQRPGPYDRPGGRGYNSMSRGVSFERVRRGGYGGDGRYGDGGSSFQSTTGHCVHMRGLPYRATETDIYNFFSPLNPVRVHVEIGPDGRVTGEADVEFATHEDAVAAMSKDKANMQHRYVELFLNSTAGGGSGGYGGSQSSYGHGGQQMSSGYSAGGGYGNQSGMGGYGDYSNQGGMGSSYYGGGSRGSMGMNGLNSSMGGGWGM; encoded by the exons ATGTCAGACGGAGAGGGTTTCGTGGTGCGAGTGAGAGGATTGCCCTGGTCCTGTTCAGCAGATGAAGTCCAGAGATTCttctcag AATGTAAGATCGCAAACAACGGCACGAGCATACACTTCACCTACACAAGGGAAGGGCGGCCGAGCGGAGAGGCGTTTGTGGAGTTTGAAAGCGAGGAAGATCTCAAGATCGCAGTGAAGAAGGATCGAGAAACCATGGGACACCGTTATGTAGAAG TCTTCAAATCCAACAGTGTGGAAATGGACTGGGTCTTAAAGCACACTGGACCTAACTGTCCAGACACGGCAGGAGACGGCCTGGTCAGACTCCGAGGTCTGCCCTTTGGCTGTAGCAAAGAGGAGATTGTTCAGTTTTTTGCAG GGTTGGAAATCGTGCCAAATGGGATAACATTGCCGGTGGACTTCCAGGGGAGGAGTACGGGGGAGGCCTTCGTGCAGTTTGCTTCACAGGATATAGCTGAAAAGGCTCTAAAGAAACACAAGGAAAGAATAGGGCACAG GTACATAGAGATTTTCAAGAGCAGCCGCGCGGAGGTGCGTACGCACTACGAGCCGCAGAGGAAGGTGATGGGGATGCAGAGGCCGGGACCCTACGACCGGCCGGGCGGCCGCGGCTACAACAGCATGAGCCGCGGGGTCTCGTTTGAGCGGGTGCGTCGCGGAGGATATGGAGGAG ATGGACGTTATGGGGACGGCGGTTCCTCTTTTCAGAGCACGACCGGTCACTGTGTGCACATGAGAGGCCTTCCGTACAGAGCCACGGAGACCGACATCTACAAC tttttttctcccctcaACCCAGTGCGCGTGCACGTGGAGATCGGACCTGACGGGAGAGTAACGGGTGAAGCTGACGTAGAGTTCGCTACGCACGAAGACGCTGTGGCGGCCATGTCCAAGGACAAAGCTAATATGC AACATCGTTATGTTGAGCTGTTCCTGAACTCAACAGCAGGGGGCGGCAGCGGTGGATACGGAG gAAGCCAGTCGTCCTACGGCCACGGCGGTCAGCAGATGAGCTCCGGGTACAGCGCCGGCGGCGGCTACGGCAACCAGAGCGGGATGGGAGGATACGGTGATTACA GTAATCAGGGCGGAATGGGGAGCAGCTACTACGGCGGTGGAAGCCGAGGGTCGATGGGGATGAACGGCCTGAACAGCAGCATGGGCGGAGGATGGGGAATGTAG
- the hnrnph1 gene encoding heterogeneous nuclear ribonucleoprotein H isoform X2 — translation MSDGEGFVVRVRGLPWSCSADEVQRFFSECKIANNGTSIHFTYTREGRPSGEAFVEFESEEDLKIAVKKDRETMGHRYVEVFKSNSVEMDWVLKHTGPNCPDTAGDGLVRLRGLPFGCSKEEIVQFFAGLEIVPNGITLPVDFQGRSTGEAFVQFASQDIAEKALKKHKERIGHRYIEIFKSSRAEVRTHYEPQRKVMGMQRPGPYDRPGGRGYNSMSRGVSFERVRRGGYGGDGRYGDGGSSFQSTTGHCVHMRGLPYRATETDIYNFFSPLNPVRVHVEIGPDGRVTGEADVEFATHEDAVAAMSKDKANMQHRYVELFLNSTAGGGSGGYGGSQSSYGHGGQQMSSGYSAGGGYGNQSGMGGYGDYIR, via the exons ATGTCAGACGGAGAGGGTTTCGTGGTGCGAGTGAGAGGATTGCCCTGGTCCTGTTCAGCAGATGAAGTCCAGAGATTCttctcag AATGTAAGATCGCAAACAACGGCACGAGCATACACTTCACCTACACAAGGGAAGGGCGGCCGAGCGGAGAGGCGTTTGTGGAGTTTGAAAGCGAGGAAGATCTCAAGATCGCAGTGAAGAAGGATCGAGAAACCATGGGACACCGTTATGTAGAAG TCTTCAAATCCAACAGTGTGGAAATGGACTGGGTCTTAAAGCACACTGGACCTAACTGTCCAGACACGGCAGGAGACGGCCTGGTCAGACTCCGAGGTCTGCCCTTTGGCTGTAGCAAAGAGGAGATTGTTCAGTTTTTTGCAG GGTTGGAAATCGTGCCAAATGGGATAACATTGCCGGTGGACTTCCAGGGGAGGAGTACGGGGGAGGCCTTCGTGCAGTTTGCTTCACAGGATATAGCTGAAAAGGCTCTAAAGAAACACAAGGAAAGAATAGGGCACAG GTACATAGAGATTTTCAAGAGCAGCCGCGCGGAGGTGCGTACGCACTACGAGCCGCAGAGGAAGGTGATGGGGATGCAGAGGCCGGGACCCTACGACCGGCCGGGCGGCCGCGGCTACAACAGCATGAGCCGCGGGGTCTCGTTTGAGCGGGTGCGTCGCGGAGGATATGGAGGAG ATGGACGTTATGGGGACGGCGGTTCCTCTTTTCAGAGCACGACCGGTCACTGTGTGCACATGAGAGGCCTTCCGTACAGAGCCACGGAGACCGACATCTACAAC tttttttctcccctcaACCCAGTGCGCGTGCACGTGGAGATCGGACCTGACGGGAGAGTAACGGGTGAAGCTGACGTAGAGTTCGCTACGCACGAAGACGCTGTGGCGGCCATGTCCAAGGACAAAGCTAATATGC AACATCGTTATGTTGAGCTGTTCCTGAACTCAACAGCAGGGGGCGGCAGCGGTGGATACGGAG gAAGCCAGTCGTCCTACGGCCACGGCGGTCAGCAGATGAGCTCCGGGTACAGCGCCGGCGGCGGCTACGGCAACCAGAGCGGGATGGGAGGATACGGTGATTACA TCAGGTAA